GGCTCAGGCCCGTTTTGCTGGCGCACTTCCTGCACCTCTTTTTCCAAAGTTTCGATCCGCTGGCTCATCTGCCGAAAGCGGTTTAAGCGGGCCAAAACCGCGCGGAATTCTTCGCGCGTAAAGGGCTTTTCCAGGAAGTCCAGCGCACCACGCCTCACAGCTTCCACTGCCGTTTTCACTGTGCCCTGCGCAGTAAACATCACCACGGGGATCTGTGGGTACTGCTTCACCAGGATTTCCAGCACATCCAAGCCATTTTCCGCACCCAGTTTCAGGTCCAGCAAAATGGCGTCATACTTCTCTTCTTTCAGCCGTGTTAAAGCACTGGCGCTATTGACCACCGGCTCCGCGTAATGCCCCTCATCATCGATCAGCATGCAGGTCGCATCCCGGATGCTTCTCTCGTCATCAATTACTAAAAAGTCCATGTGATATCAGTTAGAATTCCCCATTTCATTATCGATTGAGGCTCGGCGGATTTTGGGCAGACGGACGATAAAAGTGGATCCTTTTCCAGGAGATGATTCCAGCAAAAGACGCCCATGCATGGCCTCCACCAATCTTTTGACAATGCTTAGCCCCAGTCCCGTGCTCGGCTCGCCAGCAGTCGGCCGTGCCGATAGCCGGGCATATCTGCGGAACATGTGAGCTTTGTCTTCATCGGTGAAACCAGGCCCTTCATCCGTGATCTTACACTCCACAAAATCGCCCGTCATTGCCTTCACCGTCAGGCGGATGTTCTTCCCCACTGCAGAGAATTTGATAGCATTCGAGATGAGGTTATCGAGGATCTGTTTCACGGCGATGGGATCCACAGAAACCAAGCTGCTGGCACTGCTGTCCATATCGCAAGTAAAGCTGATATCTTTCCGCTCCGCAGTAATCTGATACTGCCGCAGAGTCTGCGAGGCTGCCTGGGCCAGGTTCACTTGCTCGATCGAAAACTGCAGCGTTCTTTCCGCTGTGCTATTGGCAAGGAACTCCTTCACAAAAGCCAGCATCTGAGCCGTATCCAAAAGGATATTGTCCACCAGTTGGGCGAACTTGGCGTCAGCAGGCTGGCGGCTCAGCCGGTCGTGGATCAACTGAGCGCTCATCTGCATGCCCCCCAGATGGTTTTTTAAATCATGCGTGAGGATGCCCAGCAGTTCATCCTTATCTTCGGCCAGTGTTTTTAACGAATCTCTGGCCGATTTGAGCGCCAGATGAGTGCGCACCCGTGTCAGCAGTTCCGCCCGGCTAAAAGGTTTGGTCACATAGTCCACCCCTCCGCTTTCCAGGGCTTGAACGATGAGATTTTTATCATCAGCGGCCGATAAAAAAATGATTGGAATATCCGCCAGCACAGGGTTTTCCTTGATCCGTTTGCATGTCTCCACGCCATCCAGCTCTGGCATCATCACATCCAAAAGTACCAAGTCAGGAATCGTCTTGGCCAGCAGCGCCAGCGCCTGTTCTCCGCTGTGGGCTTCGATGACTTTATATCGCATGGCGATTGTCAGCAGCTCTCGGACAAGCTTCACATTTTGAGGCTGATCATCCACTACCATGATGGTAGGCTGATGATCGGAGAGGTCATCTTTTTCGACGGGAGGCATGGTGGGAGAGGAAACTCAGGAGAGGGAATGGACAATGATTGATCATCCGTGGGCGCACGACGTATGCCAGTGACAACGGCATACCCTTGAATCAACGCTCCCAGGCGGGTTGCCAGTCGCACCGTTCTTCACAGTTCAATCCAAGACCGCCCTCAATCAATGCATTTCGCATTGTTGTAGATTGCATATTGCAAATAGAAGCACAGCCGCTTCACGCATCTACAGGGGGCCAGGAAGCCGCTGAACTGCGAAGTTTTAAAGAACCTCTCTTGGACCTTTCCCCTTTAAAATTTCCCACCATGTCCTTTCGAAATCCAGCGTTTTTAAAGCTCACCCCATTCGTTCTTTTACGGGCCACTTTAGAATCGTGGGTGGAGGACAAGGCGCTGCGGCTCAGCGCTGCCGTCGCCTACTACTCCATCTTTTCCATCGCCCCCCTCTTGATCCTTAGCATCAGCCTTGCTGGAGTGGTCTTCGGAGAAGAGGCCGTCAAAGGTCATTTGCAAAGCCAACTCATCAATTATGTCGGCGAACCCGCAGCGACAGCCGTGCAATCCATGGTGAAAAGCGCCGCCAGGGCCGAGCAAGGATTCATTGCCACTGTGCTCGGTTTTGTGACACTTCTGCTCGGGGCAACCGGTGTCTTTGGCCAGTTAAAAGACGCGCTTAATACCATCTGGGAAGTTCGCGTCAAACCAGGTAAAGCCTGGCTACAATGGCTGAGGGAGCGGGTCGTCAGTTTCGGAATGGTACTGGTGATTGGCTTTTTACTTCTCACCTCGCTGCTGCTGACCACAGCCATGGCGGGTTTGCATGAATACCTGGAGACCGTGTATCCCGTGCCAGGCTTCTTTTGGACGGGTGTCTCACTCCTCACGTCCTTCGGGTTTGTCACAGTGCTCTTTGCTTTTATTTTCAAAGTCTTGCCGGATGCCATCATCGCCTGGAGAGATGTCTGGGCCGGTGCCATCTTTACCTCAGCGTTATTTGAGATTGGAAAACTCGGGCTCAGCCTCTACCTGGGCCGCGAAAGCACCGTGTCCAGCTATGGTGCCGCAGGGGCTGTGGTACTACTTCTGCTCTGGGTTTACTACAATGCCTGCATCCTGTTTCTGGGAGCCGAGTTCACACAGATTTACACACTGCACACCGGTCGTCGCATCCGTCCCGCCCCCGGCGCTGAATTGATTGAGACCCAAGACCGCCTCCAGCAAGGCCTCGCCCCCGCCACCCACCGTATTCTGGTGGAAGAAGATGGACTCCCCAAGCCACCTTCAAACTAAAATATATCATTTATATGCAAGTTAAAGCTATCGATATCTAATGCGCCATTTATGACTCAACCTGTAATAGAATTACATTGTCAGAAGCATTTATGCCGATCTAGGCTATGACTTTTAAAGGCTGACATTGTCTGCCTTGTTCTCTTGGTGCGCTGTTAGTGGGGATCAGATCCCTATATCCCTGGAAGTGGCCCGGATATAACCCGACAAATCTGGGTTTCAACAAACCAAAGAAATCCCTTTTGAAATTCTTTAACACAGCCTCTTGATGGTTCCGCCAAACGGCCCATTACCTAGAGTTCAGAGGATTGGCATAGACAGCTTTAATCAAACCACCTCATCGTCTGTCACTGGCATAGTTTAATTGCCCATTTTAACTAGCCGAAAGATTGGGTTCAGTAAATTGCATACTATAAGGGTGCCAACACGTGACAATTAGATTCATGGAATTAAACCAACACGTCCAAAAAATGTTTGATAGCTAATATAAATACCATATTATTAGCCTTGATTGCTTTCCCCCCACTTTAACACGCAAGCTACCCTGTGCAGCCACGCTACACCATCAGGTGAGCTAAGCCCATGCCAGAAACCGGGCATGGGCGGCAACCGCGAAGGAATGGATCTGGCCAAGCTTGGCAGATTGAGTTTTTTCGCGCTTTGGGCGGTCGCTGTAGTGAGTGGCACTTTGATAATGATGCGGCATTCCGAAGTCAATGGAGTGCCCGCCCAAGCACCATTGCGATGGCCACAAGAGAGCGTTGTCCCTGGTCCGGCGGGTCAGCCTGTCATGCTGATGTTTGTACATCCCAAATGCCCTTGTTCTAGCGCTAGCCTGGGTGAACTGGAGAGGTTGCTGGCGCAGGCTCCTGGCCGTTTTGACACGTGTTTACTTTTTGTTAGACCCAAAGGGACAGGTGTGGAATGGGCGAAAGACGAACTCTGGCAGAAGGCGGCGCTGATTCCAGGAATCACTGTAAAACTGGATGATGATGGCAGGGAGGCAGAACTCTTTCACGCCGCCACTTCGGGACAAACACTGCTTTATGATGGCGGCGCAAAACTTGTTTTCGAGGGCGGGATCACGGCGGCGCGGGGCCATGCCGGTGACAGTGCGGGCCAGCAGGCTGTGCTGACTCTGCTGGAAAAGAAACTCGCGGGTGTCATTGAGACGCCCGTGTTTGGTTGCGCCCTGTGTGAGCCTGAAAGTGCACCATGAATTCAATTTCAACTTTGTTTCCCACGTTTTCTAGCTACGCCAACCTGGGCCGGCTTTCTGACCGCGCTCAGGAGCTTTATACGAACTCCCGGGAACTGGTGTACCGGCGCACGGACCGGATGTTTGCCGTGCTGATGGCCATTCAATGGCTGGCAGGCATCGTTGCCGCCTTATGGATTTCTCCGATGACTTGGTCCGGCTCTTCCAGCCAGGTCCACATTCACGTCTGGGCCGCCGTCCTGCTTGGGGGTGTCATCAGCTCACTGCCCATTTTCCTGGCCTGGAAGCAGCCAGGAAAGCTGAGCACCCGGCTGACCATCGCTGTGGGTCAGCCGCTGACCTCGGCGCTGTTAATCCACCTGATGGGCGGACGAATCGAAACCCATTTTCATATTTTTGGCTCCCTGGCTTTTCTGGCCTTTTATCTGGACTGGCGGGTGTTGTTGACTGCCACCCTGGTCGTGGCTAGCGACCACCTGCTGCGGGGGCTGTTGTGGCCGCAGTCCGTTTTTGGTGTTTTGACCGCGAGTTCCTGGCGCTGGTTGGAGCATGCCGCCTGGGTGCTATTCGAGGACACTTTTCTTCTCATTTCCATTCGCAACAGTCTGCGGGACCGCATGGATGTGGCCACCCGCCAGGCTGCCCTGGAGAGTCAAAAATCCGTGATCGAACATGAGGTCCAGGAGCGGACAGCGGAACTAAGGACGGTGCACAGCCAGTTGCTGGACGCATCGCGCCATGCGGGCATGGCGGAGGTGGCCACCAATGTTCTGCACAACGTGGGCAACGTGCTCAACAGTGTCAATGTCTCCGCCGAAACCGTGGCGGAAAAGGTGCAGAATTTTCGTCTTAACCGCCTCGTCGCCGTTGCAGAAATGCTGCGCGAGCACGGAGACGACCTGCCCAACTTCCTCACCCATGACCCGCGCGGTCGCGAGCTGCCAGCCTACATCATCAAAGTGTCAGAATCCCTGGCCGGGCCACAGAATGCTATCCTTGAAGAAGTCCGGTTGCTACGCAAAAACATTGACCACGTGAAGGAAGTGGTGGCGATGCAGCAGAGCAACGCGCGTGGCTCCACCGTGCTGGAGTCGGTGCCCCCTGTGGAGCTTGTGGAAGAGGCTATCCGCATCAACAGCGCGGCGCTCCAGCGTCATGAGATCAGCCTAGTGAGGGACTACGCGGACGTACCAGTGATCACCACTGACCGGCACCAAGTCCTGCAAATTTTGGTGAATCTGCTAAGCAATGCCAAACAGGCGGTCGATGGTGATCACGACGACAAACACGTCCATGTGCGTATTTCGCAGGATGGCATGGACACGGTAAACATAGCCATCGCCGACAGCGGTGTAGGAATCCCGCCGGAGAACCTCACCCGCGTCTTTCAGCATGGCTTCACCACCCGAGTAGATGGCCATGGCTTTGGCCTGCACAGCGGTGCCCTGGCCGCACGCGCCCTCGGCGGCACTCTCAAAGTCCACAGTGACGGCCTCGGGCGCGGCGCCACTTTTACCCTGGCGCTACCCCTGTAAGCCCGCCTGCTCCATACTCATGACAGCTTTCTTCCCCGAACTCCATCAGCGCATTTTGGTCGTAGACGACAACCGCGCCATCCATGATGACTTTCGGAAAATTCTAGGGCCGCCGTCGGCGGAAGAATCCGACCTTGAGGATATTGAAGCTCGCATTTTCGGGAAGCCGCAAAAGCTTTGGTATGAAATAGACTGCGCCTCGCAAGGAGCTGAAGCACTGCAAAAGGTGGAACAGGCGCTGGCGGAGGGGCGACCGTATTCGATGGCTTTCATTGATGTGCGCATGCCGCCTGGCTGGGACGGCATTGAAACCACCGGCCGTTTGTGGGAGGTTAGCCCCGGCCTTCAGGTGGTCATCTGCACCGCTTACTCCGACTGTTCATGGGAGGAGATGCAGGCCAGAATTCAGCCTCAAGACAGGTTGGTCATCCTGAAAAAACCTTTCGACCGCATTGAAGTCCAGCAACTGGCTAATGCCCTGACTGCGAAGTGGCGTCTGGCAGAAAGTGCCACCCTCAAGATGGACGACCTTGACCGTCTGGTCCGGCAGCGAACCGCTGAGCTAGAAGAGTCACGCCAGGCCGCGTTGAGGATGATGGAGGAGGCGGTGAGCAGCCGGGAGAAAGAACAGCGCGCCCATGAGGAACTGAAGCGCGAGGTCGCCCAGCGCAGTCGGCTTGAAGAGCAGTTTCGCGAGCAGGCATCGCTCCTCGACAAAGCACGTGATGCCATCCTGGTGCGGGGCCTGGATAACCGTCTAACCTATTGGAACAGGAGCGCCGAAAGCCTATACGGCTGGACATCAGAGGAGGCGCTGGGTCGCAACGTCGCAGAATTGTTGAAAGCAGACGCCGTCGTTGATGAAGAAGCCCTCCAGGCCGTGCTGGCCAGAGGTGAATGGGTGGGCGAGCTAAACCAGGCAAGCCAACACGGCACCAAGATCATTGTTGAAAGCCGCTGGACTCTTGTGAGGGATGGTGAGGGAGGTCCCAAAGCCATCCTTGTGATCAATTCAGACATCACCGAGAAGAAGAAAGTGGAGGACCACCTTCTCCGCGCGCAGCGGATGGACAGCATCGGCACCCTGGCTGGAGGCATCGCGCATGACCTGAATAATGTACTGCTGCCCATCATGATGTCCATTGACCTCTTGAAGCTTTCGATTCAGGAACCCGGCTTGGTGAGCATTCTCACGACGATTGAGGGCAGTGCCAAACGCGGTGCCGATATGGTGCAGCAGGTGCTCCTTTTCGCCCGGGGCGCTGACGGCCAGCGGCTGCCCGTGGACCCGCGTGTGGTCATCGGGGAGATCCAAAAAATAGTGCAGGACACCTTCCCCAGGGACATCCTGCTGCGCACGGACCTGCCTCCTGTCCTTCCCTCATTCATGGGAGACGCAACGCAGGTCCACCAGGTGCTTTTGAATCTTTGTGTCAATGCGCGGGATGCCATGCCCTCCGGCGGCTGTCTGGACATCACAGCCGCAGTGGTCAACGTTGACGAGACCTATGGTGCGATGACTCCGGACATAAAGTGCGGCCCTTATGTGATGATCCGTGTGGCCGACGAGGGAACCGGCATTCCTGATAACGTCCGGGCCAAGATTTTTGATCCGTTCTTTACGACTAAGGAAGTAGGCAAAGGCACTGGCTTGGGATTGTCTTCAGTGGCTGCCATCGTCAAAAGCCACGGCGGCTTCATCAATGTTTACAGCGAATTGGGCGGCGGCACTTCTTTCAAAGTTCACTTCCCCATGGCGGCTTCGTCCGGGTTTTCCAGACCGCCGATGGATCAAACGCATCCGCGGGGCCGGGGTGAACTGATTCTGGTGGTGGATGACGAGGAAGCGGTCCGTTCCATCACCAGCCAGACATTGGAGGCCTACGGTTATCGTGTGCTCACCGCCAAGGACGGCACCGAGGCGGTTGCCCTTTACGCACAGCACCGCAAGGCCGTCGAGGCGGTCTTGACGGACATGATGATGCCCGTCATGGACGGACCTTCCACCATTGAAGTATTGAAACGAATGAACCCGGACGTGCGCATTGTCGCCGCCAGCGGTCTCAACGCCCGCGGAGGCTCCGCCAAGGCTGCGGCCATGGGCATCCACCACTTTCTTGCCAAGCCTTATACAGCTGAAACAATATTGACCACCCTGAGGCAGGTGACCGATGGCAGCTCGGCTAGAGACTCGATGTGAGGTCAAATCAGAGCTAGCGGCATGCCACGCCAGCTTGGCATACATTCATTTGGTTAGGCCCACAGGTGAAGGGCCGGATGCAAACGTACCGGAGAACTTGCTGAGCAGGTATCGAGACGTAGAAAATGCCTAACACGAATGCTGCTTTAATTGAGACCATTCATGCTTGGTGTGACCGGTGCCGCCCCGCCAGACACCGCATCCTAATAGAAGAGAACGGAATCTCCAAGCCATCTAAAAAATGAAAAGAATAAGGTTTTAGTTGACCGATCAGTCACTCTTTAATATTTTAAATCATGGCCCGCCCCAAGAGTAACGATAAGCGTAACGCGATTTTGGACGCGGCGATTCGTGTGATCGTCGCGCAAGGCTTGAGCGCGCCGACGGCCACCATCGCAAAGGAGGCTGGCATCTCTAATGGTTCTTTATTCACCTATTTCCCCACCAAAGCCGATTTATACAACCAGCTTTATCTTGAGTTGAAAACAGGGATGGTGGAGACAGCGATGAAAAAATTCCCGGCAAAGGCTGAGCTTCAAGAGCAGGCTTCCTACTTCTGGGCAGCTTGGATGAATTGGGCCACATCCTATCCGGGAAAGCGCCGTGCGATGGCACAGCTTGCCGTTTCCGATCTCATCACATCGGAAAGCCGCGCCGCTGGTAGCAAGATCATGGCTGACATAATCGATTTGATGGAGCGAATTAGAATTGGCGGCTCGCTACGCAACGTGCCCATGAGTTTTGTCGGAGCACTGATGAACTCCCTCGCTGAAGCGACAATGGATTTCATGATCAGTGATCCCGCCAACGCAAAAAAGCACTGCAAAGTCGGATTTGAAACCTTTTGGCGGGCGGTAAATTAATTTTTTATTAGCAATAATAGAGCGTCTAGACGCTCATTAATATCAAGAATTGTAACCGAAATTATGGCAAACACATCTAATCAAAACAGTAGCGAGGCGGTTGCCTTGTGGACTGCCGCCCAAATGCCTTCTCAAAAAGGACGGTCGGTCGTCATCACCGGCACAGGGGGGTTGGGATTTGAAAACGCATTGCAAATCGTACGCGGTGGAGGTGAGGTTATCATCGCGGGACGCAATCCACAAAAAGGCGCGGATGCGGTGGCAAAAATTCGTGCTGAAGTTTCTTCGGCAAACGTCGTTTTTGAGCAAGTAGATCTGGCCAGTCTCCAGTCTGTGACGGATTTCGGTGCACGACTGCGCCGTCAGCGGGAAAGCCT
The DNA window shown above is from Prosthecobacter fusiformis and carries:
- a CDS encoding ATP-binding response regulator yields the protein MTAFFPELHQRILVVDDNRAIHDDFRKILGPPSAEESDLEDIEARIFGKPQKLWYEIDCASQGAEALQKVEQALAEGRPYSMAFIDVRMPPGWDGIETTGRLWEVSPGLQVVICTAYSDCSWEEMQARIQPQDRLVILKKPFDRIEVQQLANALTAKWRLAESATLKMDDLDRLVRQRTAELEESRQAALRMMEEAVSSREKEQRAHEELKREVAQRSRLEEQFREQASLLDKARDAILVRGLDNRLTYWNRSAESLYGWTSEEALGRNVAELLKADAVVDEEALQAVLARGEWVGELNQASQHGTKIIVESRWTLVRDGEGGPKAILVINSDITEKKKVEDHLLRAQRMDSIGTLAGGIAHDLNNVLLPIMMSIDLLKLSIQEPGLVSILTTIEGSAKRGADMVQQVLLFARGADGQRLPVDPRVVIGEIQKIVQDTFPRDILLRTDLPPVLPSFMGDATQVHQVLLNLCVNARDAMPSGGCLDITAAVVNVDETYGAMTPDIKCGPYVMIRVADEGTGIPDNVRAKIFDPFFTTKEVGKGTGLGLSSVAAIVKSHGGFINVYSELGGGTSFKVHFPMAASSGFSRPPMDQTHPRGRGELILVVDDEEAVRSITSQTLEAYGYRVLTAKDGTEAVALYAQHRKAVEAVLTDMMMPVMDGPSTIEVLKRMNPDVRIVAASGLNARGGSAKAAAMGIHHFLAKPYTAETILTTLRQVTDGSSARDSM
- a CDS encoding YihY/virulence factor BrkB family protein, with translation MSFRNPAFLKLTPFVLLRATLESWVEDKALRLSAAVAYYSIFSIAPLLILSISLAGVVFGEEAVKGHLQSQLINYVGEPAATAVQSMVKSAARAEQGFIATVLGFVTLLLGATGVFGQLKDALNTIWEVRVKPGKAWLQWLRERVVSFGMVLVIGFLLLTSLLLTTAMAGLHEYLETVYPVPGFFWTGVSLLTSFGFVTVLFAFIFKVLPDAIIAWRDVWAGAIFTSALFEIGKLGLSLYLGRESTVSSYGAAGAVVLLLLWVYYNACILFLGAEFTQIYTLHTGRRIRPAPGAELIETQDRLQQGLAPATHRILVEEDGLPKPPSN
- a CDS encoding TetR/AcrR family transcriptional regulator gives rise to the protein MARPKSNDKRNAILDAAIRVIVAQGLSAPTATIAKEAGISNGSLFTYFPTKADLYNQLYLELKTGMVETAMKKFPAKAELQEQASYFWAAWMNWATSYPGKRRAMAQLAVSDLITSESRAAGSKIMADIIDLMERIRIGGSLRNVPMSFVGALMNSLAEATMDFMISDPANAKKHCKVGFETFWRAVN
- a CDS encoding hybrid sensor histidine kinase/response regulator is translated as MPPVEKDDLSDHQPTIMVVDDQPQNVKLVRELLTIAMRYKVIEAHSGEQALALLAKTIPDLVLLDVMMPELDGVETCKRIKENPVLADIPIIFLSAADDKNLIVQALESGGVDYVTKPFSRAELLTRVRTHLALKSARDSLKTLAEDKDELLGILTHDLKNHLGGMQMSAQLIHDRLSRQPADAKFAQLVDNILLDTAQMLAFVKEFLANSTAERTLQFSIEQVNLAQAASQTLRQYQITAERKDISFTCDMDSSASSLVSVDPIAVKQILDNLISNAIKFSAVGKNIRLTVKAMTGDFVECKITDEGPGFTDEDKAHMFRRYARLSARPTAGEPSTGLGLSIVKRLVEAMHGRLLLESSPGKGSTFIVRLPKIRRASIDNEMGNSN
- a CDS encoding sensor histidine kinase — translated: MNSISTLFPTFSSYANLGRLSDRAQELYTNSRELVYRRTDRMFAVLMAIQWLAGIVAALWISPMTWSGSSSQVHIHVWAAVLLGGVISSLPIFLAWKQPGKLSTRLTIAVGQPLTSALLIHLMGGRIETHFHIFGSLAFLAFYLDWRVLLTATLVVASDHLLRGLLWPQSVFGVLTASSWRWLEHAAWVLFEDTFLLISIRNSLRDRMDVATRQAALESQKSVIEHEVQERTAELRTVHSQLLDASRHAGMAEVATNVLHNVGNVLNSVNVSAETVAEKVQNFRLNRLVAVAEMLREHGDDLPNFLTHDPRGRELPAYIIKVSESLAGPQNAILEEVRLLRKNIDHVKEVVAMQQSNARGSTVLESVPPVELVEEAIRINSAALQRHEISLVRDYADVPVITTDRHQVLQILVNLLSNAKQAVDGDHDDKHVHVRISQDGMDTVNIAIADSGVGIPPENLTRVFQHGFTTRVDGHGFGLHSGALAARALGGTLKVHSDGLGRGATFTLALPL